The Streptomyces avermitilis MA-4680 = NBRC 14893 genome contains a region encoding:
- a CDS encoding sugar ABC transporter ATP-binding protein has translation MTHPSDTGPAPVLALEDISKSFGAVRALRDVSLELFPGEVHALAGENGAGKSTLIKTLAGVHRPDAGQVLLDGRPTVFHGPADARDAGIAVIYQEPTLFPDLSIAENIYMGRRPRRSFGRIDHKATRAATAALMRRLGVELDPERPARGLSIADQQIVEIAKALSFDARVLIMDEPTAALTGSEVARLFGVVRTLREQGAAVLFISHRLEEIFQICQRVTTLRDGALISSEPLDGMTEDDLVRRMVGRDLDELYPKQEVRAGEVAMSVRRLTREGVFTDVSFDVRRGEIVGLAGLVGAGRTEVARAVFGIDRWDAGEVEVEGRRLTNGAPSTAMAAGLALVPEDRRAQGLVMNMSIERNIGLTGLRTTVRAGLVDRGAERSRSLDWAAKLQVKYARIADAVSTLSGGNQQKVVLAKWLATGPRVLIVDEPTRGIDVGTKAEVHRLLSALAADGVAVLMISSDLPEILGMADRVLVMHEGRVTAEIPRSEATEESVMAAATGRAAA, from the coding sequence ATGACCCACCCGTCCGACACGGGTCCGGCCCCCGTGCTGGCGCTCGAGGACATCTCCAAGTCCTTCGGCGCCGTGCGCGCCCTGCGGGACGTCTCCCTCGAGCTGTTCCCCGGCGAGGTGCACGCGCTCGCCGGTGAGAACGGCGCGGGGAAGTCGACCCTCATCAAGACGCTCGCCGGGGTGCACCGACCGGACGCCGGCCAGGTGCTGCTCGACGGCCGGCCGACCGTCTTCCACGGTCCCGCCGACGCCCGGGACGCGGGCATCGCCGTGATCTACCAGGAACCGACGCTCTTCCCCGACCTGTCGATCGCCGAGAACATCTACATGGGCCGCCGGCCCCGCCGCTCCTTCGGCCGTATCGATCACAAGGCCACCCGGGCCGCGACCGCCGCGCTGATGCGGCGCCTCGGCGTCGAACTCGACCCCGAACGCCCCGCGCGCGGACTGTCCATCGCCGATCAGCAGATCGTCGAGATCGCCAAGGCGCTCTCCTTCGACGCCCGGGTCCTGATCATGGACGAGCCGACCGCGGCCCTGACCGGCAGCGAGGTGGCGCGTCTGTTCGGTGTCGTCCGCACGCTGCGCGAGCAGGGCGCGGCGGTGCTGTTCATCTCGCACCGCCTGGAGGAGATCTTCCAGATCTGCCAACGGGTCACCACCCTGCGCGACGGTGCCCTGATCTCCAGCGAACCGCTGGACGGCATGACGGAGGACGACCTCGTACGGCGGATGGTCGGCCGCGACCTCGACGAGCTGTACCCCAAGCAGGAGGTGCGGGCGGGCGAGGTGGCGATGAGCGTGCGCCGCCTCACCAGGGAGGGCGTCTTCACCGACGTCTCCTTCGACGTCCGGCGCGGCGAGATCGTCGGCCTGGCCGGGCTCGTCGGCGCGGGACGCACGGAGGTGGCACGGGCCGTCTTCGGCATCGACCGCTGGGACGCGGGCGAGGTCGAGGTCGAGGGACGCAGGCTGACGAACGGAGCCCCGTCCACGGCCATGGCCGCCGGGCTCGCCCTCGTCCCCGAGGACCGGCGCGCCCAGGGGCTGGTGATGAACATGTCCATCGAGCGGAACATCGGGCTCACCGGACTGCGGACTACCGTCCGGGCCGGGCTCGTGGACCGGGGCGCCGAGCGCAGCCGCTCCCTCGACTGGGCCGCCAAGCTCCAGGTCAAGTACGCGCGCATCGCCGACGCCGTCTCCACGCTGTCCGGCGGCAACCAGCAGAAGGTGGTCCTCGCCAAGTGGCTCGCCACCGGTCCCAGGGTGCTGATCGTCGACGAGCCGACCCGCGGTATCGACGTCGGTACGAAGGCCGAGGTGCACCGGCTGCTCTCCGCACTGGCCGCGGACGGAGTGGCCGTCCTGATGATCTCCTCCGATCTGCCCGAGATCCTCGGCATGGCCGATCGCGTGCTCGTGATGCACGAGGGCCGCGTCACCGCCGAGATCCCGCGCTCCGAAGCCACCGAGGAATCCGTGATGGCCGCGGCCACCGGGAGGGCCGCCGCATGA
- the rhaI gene encoding L-rhamnose isomerase: protein MTELAAVKAALKTQAVETPSWAYGNSGTRFKVFAQPGVPRTPQEKLDDAAQVHAYTGAAPTVALHIPWDRVEDYAKLAEYAEERGLKLGTINSNTFQDDAYKLGSICHPEAAVRRKALDHLLECVDIMDATGSKDLKLWFADGTNYPGQDDVRERQDRLTEGLATVYERLGDDQRMLLEYKFFEPAFYTTDVPDWGTAYAHCLKLGDRAQVVVDTGHHAPGTNIEFIVATLLREGKLGGFDFNSRFYADDDLMVGAADPFQLFRIMYEVIRGGGLTSDVAFMLDQCHNIEAKIPAIIRSVMNVQEATAKALLVDREALRSAQRSGDVLEANAVLMDAYNTDVRPLLAELREETGLDPDPVAAYRRSGWASKIAEERVGGQQAGWGA, encoded by the coding sequence GTGACCGAGCTCGCCGCGGTGAAGGCCGCCCTCAAGACCCAGGCCGTAGAGACGCCGTCATGGGCGTACGGGAACTCGGGGACCCGCTTCAAGGTGTTCGCGCAGCCGGGAGTCCCCCGCACGCCCCAGGAGAAGCTCGACGACGCCGCGCAGGTGCACGCGTACACGGGTGCCGCGCCGACCGTGGCACTGCACATCCCCTGGGACCGGGTCGAGGACTACGCGAAGCTCGCCGAGTACGCCGAGGAGCGCGGGCTGAAGCTGGGGACGATCAACTCCAACACCTTCCAGGACGACGCGTACAAGCTCGGCAGCATCTGCCACCCCGAGGCGGCCGTGCGCCGCAAAGCCCTTGATCACTTGCTCGAGTGCGTCGACATCATGGACGCGACCGGTTCGAAGGACCTGAAGCTGTGGTTCGCGGACGGCACCAACTATCCCGGCCAGGACGATGTCCGTGAGCGCCAGGACCGCCTCACCGAAGGGCTGGCCACGGTGTACGAGCGGCTCGGTGACGACCAGCGGATGCTGCTCGAGTACAAGTTCTTCGAGCCCGCCTTCTACACGACGGACGTGCCGGACTGGGGCACGGCGTACGCGCACTGCCTCAAGCTCGGTGACAGGGCGCAGGTCGTGGTCGACACCGGGCATCACGCACCCGGCACCAACATCGAGTTCATCGTGGCCACACTGCTGCGCGAGGGGAAGCTCGGCGGCTTCGACTTCAACTCCCGCTTCTACGCCGACGACGACCTGATGGTGGGCGCCGCCGACCCCTTCCAGCTGTTCCGGATCATGTACGAGGTGATCCGCGGCGGCGGCCTCACGTCCGACGTGGCCTTCATGCTCGACCAGTGCCACAACATCGAGGCGAAGATCCCGGCGATCATCCGCTCGGTGATGAACGTCCAGGAGGCGACGGCGAAGGCGCTGCTCGTGGATCGTGAGGCGCTGCGGTCGGCGCAGCGGTCCGGGGACGTGCTGGAGGCGAACGCGGTCCTCATGGACGCGTACAACACCGATGTACGGCCGCTGCTCGCCGAGCTGCGCGAGGAGACGGGGCTCGACCCGGACCCGGTCGCCGCGTACCGGCGGTCCGGGTGGGCGTCGAAGATCGCCGAGGAGCGGGTGGGTGGTCAGCAGGCGGGCTGGGGAGCGTGA
- a CDS encoding rhamnulokinase, whose translation MHTYAAVDLGASSGRVMVGRVGPGSLDLTEAHRFPNRPVRVPEGLRWDILALYAGVLDGLRAAGRVDSVGIDSWAVDHGLLDADGALLGNPVHYRDARTEGIAEQVWANVPAAELYAATGLQYAPFNTLYQLTAARSSAQLAHAERLLLVPDLLTYWLTGEAGTELTNASTTQLIDPRTRDWSYDIARRLGIDLGLFAPLRRPGDPAGVLRPEVLAETGLTGPVPVTTVGSHDTASAVAAVPAVRERFAYICTGTWSLAGLELDAPVLTEASRLANFTNELGLDDTVRYLRNIMGLWLLQECVREWGDPDLPQLLSAAAEQPPLRSVVDAGDAAFLAPGRMPQRIADACRASDQPVPDSPAGITRCILDSLALAHRRAVAEAQSLADHPVDVVHIVGGGTRNALLCQLTADACGLPVVAGPAEAAALGNVLVQARAGGLVGDRAAMRELVARTQPLARYEPRGDPARWQAAEARLTGR comes from the coding sequence GTGCACACGTACGCCGCGGTCGACCTCGGCGCGTCCAGCGGACGCGTCATGGTCGGCCGCGTGGGCCCCGGCTCACTGGATCTCACCGAGGCGCACCGCTTCCCGAACCGGCCCGTCCGCGTGCCCGAAGGGCTGCGCTGGGACATCCTCGCGCTGTACGCGGGCGTCCTCGACGGGCTGCGGGCCGCGGGCCGGGTCGACTCGGTCGGCATCGACAGCTGGGCCGTCGACCACGGCCTGCTGGACGCCGACGGCGCGCTGCTCGGCAACCCGGTGCACTACCGGGACGCGCGCACCGAGGGGATCGCGGAGCAGGTGTGGGCCAATGTGCCCGCCGCCGAGCTGTATGCGGCGACCGGACTCCAGTACGCGCCCTTCAACACGCTCTACCAGCTGACGGCAGCCCGCTCCTCGGCCCAACTGGCGCACGCCGAGCGTCTGTTGCTCGTCCCGGATCTCCTGACGTACTGGCTGACGGGCGAGGCGGGCACGGAGCTCACCAATGCCTCGACGACCCAGTTGATCGACCCGCGGACGCGCGACTGGTCGTACGACATCGCCCGGCGGCTCGGCATCGACCTCGGGCTGTTCGCGCCGCTGCGCCGGCCCGGTGACCCGGCGGGCGTGCTGCGGCCCGAGGTGCTGGCGGAGACCGGGCTGACCGGGCCGGTCCCGGTGACGACGGTCGGTTCGCACGACACGGCGTCGGCGGTGGCGGCGGTGCCCGCCGTGCGCGAACGCTTCGCGTACATCTGCACCGGCACCTGGTCCCTGGCGGGCCTGGAGCTGGACGCACCCGTCCTCACCGAGGCGAGCCGGCTGGCCAACTTCACCAACGAGCTGGGCCTCGACGACACGGTCCGGTATCTGCGGAACATCATGGGGCTGTGGCTGCTCCAGGAGTGCGTACGGGAGTGGGGGGACCCGGACCTGCCGCAGTTGTTGTCCGCCGCTGCCGAGCAGCCGCCCCTGCGGTCGGTCGTGGACGCGGGGGACGCCGCCTTCCTGGCCCCCGGCCGGATGCCGCAGCGCATCGCCGACGCCTGCCGCGCCTCGGACCAGCCCGTGCCCGACTCCCCCGCGGGCATCACCCGCTGCATCCTCGACTCGCTCGCGCTCGCCCACCGCAGGGCCGTCGCCGAGGCGCAGTCCCTGGCCGACCACCCGGTCGACGTCGTCCACATCGTCGGCGGCGGCACCCGCAACGCACTGCTGTGCCAGCTCACCGCCGACGCCTGCGGGCTCCCGGTCGTGGCCGGTCCGGCGGAGGCGGCCGCGCTGGGCAACGTCCTCGTCCAGGCCCGGGCGGGCGGCCTGGTCGGCGACCGTGCGGCCATGCGCGAACTCGTCGCCCGCACCCAGCCCCTGGCGCGGTACGAGCCGCGCGGCGACCCCGCGCGGTGGCAGGCGGCCGAGGCGCGGCTCACCGGCAGGTGA
- a CDS encoding ABC transporter permease: protein MADSNWTRAIRWDTVVGALLVVVLLLSFGFVDGFGNGLNLSFLIGNTLPIALIALPMTLLVVAGEIDLSVASTAGLSGSVLGALWNQGMAIETIIPLCLLLGVVCGLVNGLLVTRLGLPSLAVTIGTLAAYRGIAQIVLGSDAVTDFPTQYLDFAAGRIGDTFLPYAFLPFLVLLAIAVVALHATPFGRSLFAIGASEEAARFAGLRVKRQKLILFTLTGLMASLTGVLWALHYASARYDNATGLELSVVAAVLLGGIDFDGGKGTLGGAIAGVFLLGALQNVMSLVNVSAQSQIVVTGVLLVVSVLGPRVARQISVARAGRRAPSTPTPTP, encoded by the coding sequence ATGGCTGACTCCAACTGGACGCGGGCCATCCGCTGGGACACGGTCGTCGGCGCGCTCCTCGTGGTCGTACTGCTGCTGTCCTTCGGCTTCGTCGACGGCTTCGGCAACGGCCTCAACCTGTCGTTCCTCATCGGCAACACCCTGCCGATCGCGCTGATCGCCCTGCCGATGACCCTGCTCGTCGTGGCGGGTGAGATCGACCTGTCGGTCGCGTCGACGGCCGGGCTCTCCGGTTCCGTGCTGGGCGCGCTGTGGAACCAGGGCATGGCGATCGAGACGATCATCCCGCTCTGCCTCCTCCTCGGAGTCGTCTGCGGGCTGGTCAACGGCCTGCTGGTGACCCGGCTCGGGCTGCCCTCCCTCGCCGTCACCATCGGCACGCTCGCCGCCTACCGGGGCATCGCGCAGATCGTGCTCGGCTCGGACGCGGTGACCGACTTCCCCACCCAGTACCTGGACTTCGCGGCCGGACGCATCGGCGACACCTTCCTCCCGTACGCCTTCCTGCCCTTCCTCGTGCTGCTGGCCATCGCGGTGGTCGCACTGCACGCCACCCCGTTCGGGCGGTCGCTGTTCGCGATCGGCGCGAGCGAGGAGGCCGCCCGGTTCGCGGGCCTGCGGGTCAAGCGCCAGAAGCTGATCCTGTTCACCCTGACCGGCCTGATGGCCTCGCTCACCGGCGTCCTCTGGGCCCTGCACTACGCCAGCGCCCGCTACGACAACGCCACCGGGCTCGAACTCTCCGTCGTGGCGGCCGTGTTGCTCGGCGGCATCGACTTCGACGGCGGCAAGGGCACGCTCGGCGGCGCGATCGCGGGAGTCTTCCTGCTCGGCGCGCTCCAGAACGTGATGAGCCTCGTCAATGTCTCCGCGCAGTCGCAGATCGTCGTCACCGGCGTCCTGCTCGTCGTCTCCGTGCTCGGCCCGCGGGTCGCACGGCAGATCTCCGTCGCGAGGGCGGGGCGCAGAGCCCCCTCAACTCCGACCCCGACTCCGTAA
- the rhaS gene encoding rhamnose ABC transporter substrate-binding protein, with the protein MRKSSLRRTCAALAAVTSLALAATACGGTTKDDVKDDSGSAATAGKADPNAATKKGLTVGFLPKAVNNPYFTSADKGGEKALEELGSSYKEVGPSSATDTSGQVSYVNTLTQQQVDAMAVSAQDPGALCTALKQAMKNGIEVVTYDSDTKTGCRNAFVSQASAEDLGRTEVQLLAEQIGYKGEIAILSAAQTATNQNTWIGFMKDELKDPKYKNVKLVKVAYGNDDAQQSFQQTQGLLQEHPKLAGIISPTTVGIKAAAQYLSGSKYKGKVKLTGLGTPNDMRKYVKNGTVEGFELWDPAKLGELAARTAVALSSGQISGKEGETFKAGDMGSYTIGKDGVISLGKPTVFDAKNVDQFNF; encoded by the coding sequence ATGCGCAAGTCATCCCTCCGCCGCACCTGTGCGGCCCTCGCCGCCGTCACCTCCCTCGCCCTCGCCGCCACCGCCTGCGGCGGCACCACCAAGGACGACGTGAAGGACGACAGCGGCTCCGCCGCCACGGCCGGCAAGGCCGACCCGAACGCCGCCACCAAGAAGGGCCTGACGGTCGGCTTCCTGCCCAAGGCGGTCAACAACCCCTACTTCACCTCCGCCGACAAGGGCGGCGAGAAGGCCCTCGAGGAGCTGGGCTCCAGCTACAAGGAGGTCGGCCCGAGCAGCGCCACGGACACCTCCGGGCAGGTCAGTTACGTCAACACGCTCACCCAGCAGCAGGTGGACGCGATGGCCGTCTCCGCGCAGGACCCGGGCGCCCTGTGCACCGCGCTCAAGCAGGCCATGAAGAACGGCATCGAGGTCGTCACCTACGACTCCGACACCAAGACCGGCTGCCGCAACGCCTTCGTCTCCCAGGCGAGCGCCGAGGACCTGGGCCGCACCGAGGTGCAGCTGCTCGCCGAGCAGATCGGCTACAAGGGCGAGATCGCGATCCTGTCCGCCGCGCAGACCGCGACGAACCAGAACACCTGGATCGGCTTCATGAAGGACGAGCTGAAGGACCCCAAGTACAAGAACGTGAAGCTGGTGAAGGTCGCGTACGGCAACGACGACGCCCAGCAGTCCTTCCAGCAGACCCAGGGCCTGCTCCAGGAGCACCCCAAGCTGGCCGGGATCATCTCCCCGACCACCGTCGGCATCAAGGCCGCCGCCCAGTACCTGTCCGGCTCCAAGTACAAGGGCAAGGTCAAGCTGACCGGTCTCGGCACCCCGAACGACATGCGCAAGTACGTCAAGAACGGCACCGTCGAGGGCTTCGAGCTGTGGGACCCGGCCAAGCTCGGCGAGCTCGCCGCGCGCACGGCCGTCGCGCTGTCGTCGGGCCAGATCAGCGGCAAGGAGGGCGAGACCTTCAAGGCCGGGGACATGGGCTCGTACACCATCGGCAAGGACGGCGTGATCAGCCTGGGCAAGCCTACCGTGTTCGACGCGAAGAACGTCGACCAGTTCAACTTCTAG
- a CDS encoding ABC transporter permease, with protein sequence MTVTAPNPAPAAEVPESSGTRLVDRVFKMRELAILAVFLVMIALTQAGNSEFLSEQGIKDLLLNATILVLVATGQSLVVITRNVDLSVGSTLGISAFAAGTYLQGGGNPVVAIVLAVLLGVGFGLLNGLLVSLGQVPALVVTLGTLYIIRGIDSIWVGSRQITAADLPGGFVDFGSGGISAVPWLALIALAVLIATAYYLKHFGSGRELYALGSNPEAARLAGMPVRKRILAAYTFCGGLAGLAGALYLARFGNVDSGTGNGYELTVVSAVVVGGIVFTGGSGSVYGAALGALLLTSVNSVLPALGVSSVWVLAINGILLILAIAVDRIVALRVAAALKKRNARHG encoded by the coding sequence ATGACGGTGACCGCGCCCAATCCCGCCCCCGCCGCCGAGGTGCCCGAGTCCAGTGGCACGCGGCTGGTCGACCGTGTCTTCAAGATGCGCGAACTCGCCATCCTGGCCGTCTTCCTGGTGATGATCGCCCTCACTCAGGCGGGCAACAGCGAGTTCCTGTCCGAACAGGGCATCAAGGACCTGTTGCTGAACGCGACCATCCTGGTGCTGGTCGCCACCGGCCAGTCGCTGGTCGTGATCACCCGGAACGTCGACCTGTCGGTCGGCTCCACGCTCGGCATCAGCGCCTTCGCGGCCGGTACGTATCTCCAGGGCGGCGGAAACCCCGTCGTCGCCATCGTGCTGGCCGTCCTGCTCGGCGTCGGCTTCGGCCTGCTCAACGGACTCCTCGTCAGCCTCGGCCAGGTGCCCGCACTCGTCGTCACCCTCGGCACCCTCTACATCATCCGGGGCATCGACTCCATCTGGGTCGGCTCACGCCAGATCACGGCGGCCGACCTCCCCGGCGGCTTCGTGGACTTCGGCTCCGGCGGCATCTCGGCCGTGCCCTGGCTCGCGCTCATCGCCCTGGCCGTGCTGATCGCGACCGCCTACTACCTCAAGCACTTCGGCAGCGGACGCGAGCTGTACGCGCTCGGCTCCAACCCCGAGGCCGCCCGCCTCGCCGGCATGCCCGTCCGCAAGCGGATCCTGGCCGCGTACACCTTCTGCGGAGGCCTCGCCGGGCTCGCGGGCGCGCTGTACCTGGCCCGGTTCGGGAACGTCGACTCCGGTACGGGCAACGGCTACGAACTCACCGTCGTCAGCGCGGTCGTCGTCGGCGGCATCGTCTTCACCGGCGGGTCCGGCAGCGTCTACGGGGCCGCTCTCGGCGCGCTGCTGCTCACCTCCGTCAACAGCGTGCTGCCGGCCCTCGGCGTCAGCTCCGTGTGGGTGCTCGCCATCAACGGCATCCTGCTCATCCTCGCCATCGCGGTCGACCGGATCGTCGCCCTGCGCGTGGCGGCCGCCCTGAAGAAGAGGAACGCCCGTCATGGCTGA
- a CDS encoding L-rhamnose mutarotase has product MQRVCFLLKVRADRLDEYRERHAAVWPEMLDALSATGWRNYSLFLREDGLLVGYVETEDFAAARAGMEATGVNARWQAEMAPFFESLDGAGPDEAMKPLTEVFHLA; this is encoded by the coding sequence ATGCAGCGCGTGTGCTTTCTGCTGAAGGTCCGGGCGGACCGCCTCGACGAGTACCGCGAGCGGCACGCCGCCGTGTGGCCCGAGATGCTGGACGCGCTCTCGGCCACCGGCTGGCGCAACTACTCGCTCTTCCTGCGCGAAGACGGCCTGCTGGTCGGCTACGTGGAGACCGAGGACTTCGCGGCCGCCCGGGCCGGTATGGAAGCCACCGGTGTCAATGCGCGCTGGCAGGCGGAGATGGCGCCGTTCTTCGAGTCGCTGGACGGCGCCGGGCCCGACGAAGCGATGAAACCCCTGACCGAAGTCTTCCACCTCGCCTGA
- a CDS encoding bifunctional rhamnulose-1-phosphate aldolase/short-chain dehydrogenase has protein sequence MAPHPEAAALLARSHRLGADPRNTNYAGGNASAKGTATDPVTGGDVELMWVKGSGGDLGTLTEAGLAVLRLDRLHALKGVYPGVEREDEMVAAFDYCLHGKGGAAPSIDTAMHGLVDAAHVDHLHPDSGIALACAADGEKLTAECFGDSVAWVPWRRPGFQLGLDIAAVKEANPQTIGCVLGGHGITAWGATAEECERNSLHIIRTAEAFLAERGKAEPFGPVIEGYAALGAPERRERAAALAPYVRAVAAQDRPQVGHFTDSEVVLDFLASAGHPRLAALGTSCPDHFLRTKVRPLVLDLPPTADLDTAVARLTELHAEYRAEYAAYYQRHALPDSPAMRGADPAIVLVPGVGMFSFGKDKQTARVAGEFYVNAINVMRGAEAVSTYAPIEESEKFRIEYWALEEAKLQRLPKPKPLATRVALVTGAGSGIGKAIAERLVAEGACVVVADLNAENAADVASALGGPDKAVAVTVDVTSEEQIAEAFKAAVLAFGGVDLVVNNAGISISKPLLETTAKDWDLQHDIMARGSFLVSREAARVMTQQKLGGDIVYIASKNAVFAGPDNIAYSATKADQAHQVRLLAAELGEHGIRVNGVNPDGVVRGSGIFAGGWGAQRAATYGIEEEKLGEFYAQRTILKREVLPEHVANAVFALTGGDLTHTTGLHVPVDAGVAAAFLR, from the coding sequence ATGGCACCCCACCCCGAAGCCGCCGCTCTCCTCGCCCGGTCCCACCGGCTCGGCGCCGATCCTCGCAACACCAACTACGCCGGCGGCAACGCCTCCGCGAAGGGCACCGCCACCGACCCCGTGACCGGTGGCGACGTCGAGTTGATGTGGGTCAAGGGGTCGGGTGGCGACCTCGGCACGCTGACCGAGGCCGGTCTCGCGGTGCTGCGGCTCGACCGGCTGCACGCGCTGAAGGGCGTCTACCCGGGTGTCGAGCGCGAGGACGAGATGGTGGCCGCGTTCGACTACTGCCTGCACGGCAAGGGCGGTGCGGCGCCGTCCATCGACACGGCGATGCACGGACTGGTGGACGCGGCCCACGTCGATCATCTGCACCCCGACTCCGGTATCGCGCTGGCCTGCGCCGCCGACGGCGAGAAGCTGACCGCCGAGTGCTTCGGCGACAGCGTGGCGTGGGTGCCCTGGCGCCGGCCCGGTTTCCAGCTCGGCCTGGACATCGCGGCCGTCAAGGAGGCCAACCCGCAGACGATCGGGTGCGTCCTGGGCGGCCACGGCATCACGGCGTGGGGCGCCACGGCCGAGGAGTGCGAGCGCAACTCGCTGCACATCATCCGCACCGCCGAGGCCTTCCTGGCCGAGCGGGGGAAGGCCGAGCCCTTCGGGCCGGTGATCGAGGGGTACGCGGCGCTCGGCGCCCCCGAGCGCCGGGAGCGGGCGGCGGCGCTGGCGCCGTACGTCCGTGCCGTCGCCGCCCAGGACCGGCCCCAGGTCGGTCACTTCACCGACTCCGAGGTCGTCCTGGACTTCCTCGCGAGCGCCGGACACCCGCGCCTGGCGGCCCTCGGCACGTCCTGCCCGGACCACTTCCTCCGTACGAAGGTCAGGCCGCTGGTCCTCGATCTGCCGCCCACCGCCGACCTGGACACCGCGGTCGCGCGCCTGACGGAACTGCACGCCGAGTACCGGGCGGAGTACGCCGCCTACTACCAGCGGCACGCCCTGCCCGACTCCCCCGCGATGCGCGGCGCCGACCCGGCGATCGTGCTCGTCCCCGGCGTCGGCATGTTCAGCTTCGGCAAGGACAAGCAGACCGCGCGCGTGGCCGGCGAGTTCTACGTCAACGCGATCAACGTGATGCGCGGCGCCGAGGCCGTCTCGACGTACGCGCCGATCGAGGAGTCGGAGAAGTTCCGCATCGAGTACTGGGCCCTCGAGGAGGCCAAGCTCCAGCGGCTGCCGAAGCCCAAGCCGCTGGCGACCCGGGTGGCGCTGGTGACGGGGGCGGGGAGCGGGATCGGCAAGGCGATCGCCGAGCGGCTGGTGGCCGAGGGCGCGTGCGTGGTGGTCGCGGACCTCAACGCGGAGAACGCGGCCGACGTCGCCTCCGCGCTGGGCGGTCCCGACAAGGCCGTGGCCGTCACCGTCGACGTGACCTCCGAGGAGCAGATCGCCGAGGCGTTCAAGGCGGCGGTGCTGGCCTTCGGCGGAGTCGATCTCGTCGTCAACAACGCGGGCATCTCCATCTCCAAGCCCCTCCTGGAGACCACCGCGAAGGACTGGGACCTCCAGCACGACATCATGGCCCGCGGCTCCTTCCTCGTCTCGCGCGAGGCGGCCCGGGTGATGACACAGCAGAAGCTGGGCGGCGACATCGTCTACATCGCCTCCAAGAACGCCGTCTTCGCCGGCCCCGACAACATCGCCTACTCCGCGACCAAGGCCGACCAGGCCCACCAAGTACGGCTGCTGGCCGCCGAGTTGGGCGAGCACGGAATCCGCGTCAACGGCGTCAACCCGGACGGGGTCGTCCGCGGCTCCGGCATCTTCGCGGGCGGCTGGGGTGCCCAGCGGGCGGCGACCTACGGGATCGAGGAGGAGAAGCTCGGCGAGTTCTACGCCCAGCGGACCATCCTCAAGCGGGAGGTACTGCCGGAGCACGTGGCGAACGCCGTCTTCGCCCTGACCGGCGGGGACCTCACCCACACCACCGGCCTGCACGTCCCGGTCGACGCCGGCGTCGCCGCCGCGTTCCTGCGGTGA
- a CDS encoding (Fe-S)-binding protein, which translates to MRVALFLTCVNDTLYPDTGRAVLKLLTRLGVDVDFPMDQTCCGQAHYNTGYRHQAEPLARHFSDVFGEYEAIVTPSGSCGAMVRELYPRMGERARAEGRGDTLAKTLAPVVPKTYELTEFLVDVLGVTDVGAYYPHTVTYHPTCHGLRSLGLGDRPRRLLQAVKGLELRELPGADECCGFGGTFAVKNPDVSAAMGTDKVRSAESTGAEVLCAADNSCLMHIGGTMARLSTAMRPVHIAEILASTEEEPSA; encoded by the coding sequence ATGCGTGTCGCCCTGTTCCTGACCTGTGTCAACGACACGCTGTATCCGGACACGGGCCGCGCCGTGCTGAAGTTGCTGACCAGGCTGGGTGTCGACGTCGACTTCCCGATGGACCAGACCTGCTGCGGACAGGCCCACTACAACACCGGCTACCGGCATCAGGCGGAGCCGCTGGCACGGCATTTCTCCGATGTATTCGGGGAGTACGAGGCAATCGTCACGCCGTCCGGGTCCTGCGGCGCGATGGTGCGGGAGCTGTATCCGCGGATGGGTGAGCGGGCACGCGCCGAGGGCCGCGGGGACACACTGGCGAAGACCTTGGCGCCGGTCGTGCCGAAGACGTACGAGCTGACCGAGTTCCTGGTGGACGTGCTGGGTGTCACGGACGTCGGCGCGTACTACCCGCACACGGTGACGTACCACCCGACCTGCCACGGTCTGCGCAGCCTGGGGCTTGGCGACCGGCCGCGCCGACTGCTCCAGGCGGTCAAGGGGCTGGAGCTGCGGGAGCTGCCCGGCGCCGACGAGTGCTGCGGCTTCGGCGGCACCTTCGCCGTCAAGAACCCCGACGTGTCCGCGGCGATGGGCACCGACAAGGTACGCAGCGCCGAGTCGACGGGCGCCGAGGTGCTGTGCGCCGCCGACAACTCGTGTCTGATGCACATCGGCGGCACGATGGCCCGGCTGAGCACCGCAATGCGGCCGGTGCACATCGCGGAGATCCTGGCGAGCACGGAAGAGGAGCCGAGCGCATGA